In one window of Arthrobacter pascens DNA:
- a CDS encoding alpha/beta fold hydrolase, whose translation MTSVGERMDDSGTAGQFSAVTVESRDGTLTALVRPGQGVPIVIVHGVIADASAWKQVAEKVSPERPVFVLNRRGRVPSGPLSEGYGVETEVEDLLRWLSTLEGPVDLVGHSYGGLIAVQAIRQGANVRSLVLYEPVAHPFGLEALPLVAAAISAGDLDAAVEIINVDLSGYSQAHVQTLRAGPAWPKLMQLTEPAAAELQAINQFVLTVPPAWTTPTTLIAGELSRNRPPYGPSVDKFMETLDVGRVTILAGQDHLAHVTAPQELAHAINEGLATGR comes from the coding sequence ATGACCAGCGTGGGGGAACGAATGGATGATTCTGGTACTGCCGGGCAGTTCAGCGCTGTGACGGTCGAATCTAGGGACGGAACGCTCACCGCACTTGTCCGTCCTGGACAAGGAGTCCCGATCGTCATCGTGCACGGGGTCATCGCGGACGCCTCTGCCTGGAAGCAGGTAGCCGAAAAAGTATCGCCCGAGCGTCCAGTCTTCGTGCTCAATCGCCGAGGCCGCGTCCCGAGCGGTCCCCTGAGTGAAGGGTATGGAGTCGAGACGGAGGTGGAGGACCTCTTGCGGTGGCTGTCGACTCTTGAGGGTCCGGTTGACCTAGTTGGGCACAGCTACGGCGGTCTCATAGCGGTTCAGGCTATTCGACAAGGTGCCAATGTTCGCTCGCTCGTCCTTTACGAGCCGGTCGCACACCCCTTCGGCCTCGAGGCGCTGCCGCTCGTGGCGGCAGCCATCAGCGCCGGCGACCTAGACGCTGCGGTCGAAATCATCAATGTTGATCTCTCCGGCTATTCCCAAGCGCATGTTCAGACACTCCGGGCTGGCCCAGCGTGGCCTAAGCTCATGCAGCTAACAGAGCCGGCCGCTGCCGAGCTGCAGGCAATCAACCAATTCGTTCTCACTGTCCCACCAGCATGGACTACTCCTACAACGTTGATCGCAGGCGAACTGAGCAGGAACCGCCCACCATACGGTCCGAGCGTTGACAAGTTTATGGAAACCCTAGACGTCGGCAGGGTCACAATCTTGGCCGGCCAAGACCACCTGGCGCACGTGACCGCTCCGCAGGAACTGGCGCACGCAATCAACGAGGGCCTTGCGACTGGACGGTGA
- a CDS encoding HNH endonuclease, translating to MVELKRIYWSRQALRLAYSAAILWLAASIMLALMPKVNAGAGHSVSSVGDIFRGMFYGVLAAIALPGMVAVALTIAAAVIRAQDVRRRDPVRRFNRQQRREGMARAGGRCEMEAGFRRRCSRPAEHGDHFYPWSKGGSTTLDNFVAACARCNRTKGAVVPSPSKQERLERRRRDYLAPDASVSVGERQPLP from the coding sequence ATGGTGGAACTGAAGCGTATCTATTGGAGCCGCCAGGCCCTGCGTTTGGCCTACTCGGCTGCGATCCTGTGGTTGGCCGCATCCATTATGCTGGCGCTGATGCCGAAGGTGAACGCCGGCGCCGGTCACAGCGTCTCTTCGGTCGGCGACATCTTTCGTGGCATGTTCTATGGCGTGCTGGCCGCTATCGCCCTGCCTGGTATGGTCGCGGTCGCCCTGACCATCGCGGCGGCCGTGATCCGCGCCCAGGACGTCCGACGCCGGGACCCAGTCCGGCGGTTCAACCGGCAGCAGCGACGTGAGGGCATGGCACGGGCAGGCGGCCGGTGTGAGATGGAAGCAGGGTTCCGGCGCCGTTGTTCCCGGCCGGCTGAGCACGGCGACCATTTCTACCCGTGGTCCAAAGGCGGATCCACCACCCTCGATAATTTCGTTGCGGCCTGCGCCAGATGCAATCGCACGAAAGGGGCAGTAGTTCCTTCGCCGAGTAAACAGGAAAGACTGGAACGACGACGTCGGGACTACCTCGCGCCCGACGCATCCGTCAGCGTCGGCGAACGGCAGCCGCTCCCCTAA
- a CDS encoding hemerythrin domain-containing protein, with protein MTDFFTMQPGETAAPLPQGPVLCAGTAGMRRIHRFFLWAYDEAPGLVRSAAAGDTARAAYVGEVLGNFDKVLHLHHEGEDQNMYPQLAARAPACALHVAQMLEQHRQVTDRLESIEPVRLRWMETADAEVGRELAERYEDLKAVLNVHLRREVTEVMPVVDRVLTEKEMQEAGKHGIDQLDKKFLVGYLGMVLSTNPPQEQKEMFKEIPAPVRLGYRLIGRRMYRKQYATLFPGRPIPKTM; from the coding sequence ATGACTGACTTCTTCACCATGCAGCCCGGCGAAACCGCAGCGCCTTTGCCACAAGGACCAGTCCTGTGTGCGGGAACGGCCGGCATGCGGCGCATCCACCGCTTTTTCCTGTGGGCGTACGACGAGGCGCCTGGCCTGGTGCGCTCCGCCGCTGCCGGTGACACCGCCCGCGCCGCGTACGTGGGCGAAGTGTTGGGGAACTTCGACAAGGTGCTCCACTTACACCACGAGGGCGAGGACCAGAATATGTACCCGCAGCTCGCGGCAAGGGCACCGGCGTGTGCGTTGCACGTGGCGCAGATGCTTGAGCAGCACCGGCAGGTGACGGACAGGCTCGAGAGCATTGAGCCGGTCCGCCTTCGTTGGATGGAGACGGCGGACGCCGAAGTTGGCCGGGAACTCGCGGAGCGCTACGAGGACCTGAAGGCCGTCCTCAACGTCCACCTACGCCGCGAAGTCACCGAAGTGATGCCCGTCGTGGACAGGGTGCTGACCGAGAAGGAGATGCAGGAGGCCGGGAAGCACGGGATCGATCAGCTCGACAAGAAGTTCCTGGTCGGCTACCTCGGGATGGTGTTGTCCACGAATCCACCCCAGGAACAGAAGGAAATGTTCAAGGAGATTCCCGCCCCGGTCCGACTTGGCTACCGTCTCATCGGGCGCAGGATGTACCGGAAACAGTACGCGACGCTCTTCCCGGGACGACCGATACCCAAGACGATGTAG
- a CDS encoding dihydrofolate reductase family protein produces MRLGLIDEYLLYVHPVVVGEGQRLFLSPDVTVNLTLIGTRAFGNGVVRLHYGCGQD; encoded by the coding sequence ATGCGGCTCGGCCTGATCGACGAATACCTGCTCTACGTCCACCCCGTGGTGGTGGGCGAGGGACAGCGGCTGTTCCTGTCGCCGGACGTCACGGTGAACCTCACGCTGATCGGAACGCGGGCCTTTGGCAACGGGGTGGTCCGGCTCCACTACGGGTGCGGCCAGGACTAG
- a CDS encoding DUF4268 domain-containing protein, translating to MVLEEERLRFDAEGHGDPEQFIGAEELAEAAGLDVDEDVIAARRRKVRPPSRAGREVSVKDAQRAFFERVRDYGLEHATNIDTWREPYPQNWYDVSLGDSRGQILLTVNSQRKLVTTLFWINHDKDLFAKLLAQRDAIEADLGFSLEWDDKPDRKASKLVISRPGDFLDDTQSQELVEWLVPTGDTFARVLSKYL from the coding sequence GTGGTGCTTGAGGAAGAAAGGCTCCGGTTCGATGCGGAAGGACACGGGGATCCCGAGCAGTTCATCGGCGCTGAGGAACTCGCGGAAGCCGCCGGCCTCGACGTCGACGAGGACGTGATTGCCGCACGCCGCCGGAAGGTCAGGCCTCCCTCCAGGGCCGGGCGGGAAGTGTCCGTGAAGGATGCCCAACGTGCGTTCTTCGAGCGGGTACGTGACTATGGCCTTGAACACGCAACGAACATCGATACTTGGCGCGAGCCCTATCCGCAAAACTGGTACGACGTTAGCCTTGGAGACTCCCGTGGGCAGATCTTGCTCACGGTCAACTCCCAGAGGAAACTTGTCACCACGCTGTTCTGGATCAACCACGACAAGGATCTCTTCGCGAAGTTACTTGCCCAGCGCGACGCCATCGAAGCCGACCTCGGTTTCAGCCTCGAATGGGATGACAAGCCCGACCGCAAGGCATCCAAGCTCGTCATCAGTCGTCCGGGCGACTTCCTGGACGACACTCAGTCGCAAGAACTCGTGGAGTGGCTCGTGCCGACGGGAGACACGTTCGCGCGGGTCTTGTCGAAGTACTTGTAA
- a CDS encoding serine/threonine-protein kinase: MIPDGYELDNQISSTQSAQVWLARNPSGSSIVLKLAANNSRVERRFKREIGAMQLAAGPHVMPVLDCDDSYSWYSMPVAARTLYDTGVPTAFEECLLVLNAITVALNPIHAKGQVHRDLKPQNILWLEDEVGARWVVADFGIVRNPAGLTTEQLTRINGLTGTEGWAAPEQHDDAHESTITADVYAAGAILSWMLTGKRPSFGHVKLVDEPQLRAVLRRATNADPAGRYSNLEYFLKAVRDSVIASTASLESLVQAGDWPRVSSYVGQPNRLTRSVDGLPKLQQPQVHDWFHADRTGLAAAVSDALDDLAGNTRGLPFDAIDKFLTWGVIVLRVLINEGEYDAAERVATALFGATANIHQFKPAKVILDWLTGLNKPAQRAMETALHTSSSWDFFKQQASDRWESKGESDLVQRLRED, encoded by the coding sequence TTGATACCTGACGGTTATGAGCTTGATAACCAGATCAGCAGCACCCAATCCGCTCAAGTCTGGCTGGCAAGAAACCCTTCCGGTTCGTCCATAGTGCTCAAACTGGCAGCAAACAACTCTCGCGTCGAACGACGATTCAAGCGTGAGATCGGTGCGATGCAGCTTGCAGCAGGTCCTCATGTCATGCCGGTTCTGGACTGCGACGATTCGTACAGTTGGTATTCGATGCCAGTCGCGGCTCGAACCTTGTACGACACTGGAGTGCCGACGGCCTTCGAAGAGTGCTTGCTGGTCTTAAATGCCATCACCGTGGCGCTCAATCCGATTCATGCCAAGGGGCAGGTGCACCGCGATCTAAAGCCACAGAATATCTTGTGGCTGGAGGATGAAGTCGGCGCGCGGTGGGTTGTGGCTGATTTCGGGATCGTTCGAAATCCTGCCGGACTTACCACTGAGCAACTGACTCGCATCAACGGCTTAACGGGAACCGAAGGCTGGGCTGCGCCTGAGCAGCATGATGATGCTCACGAGTCAACGATCACAGCCGACGTATACGCGGCGGGTGCCATCCTCTCGTGGATGCTGACCGGAAAACGCCCAAGCTTCGGCCACGTCAAGCTTGTCGACGAACCGCAGCTGAGGGCGGTGCTCCGACGAGCGACAAACGCAGATCCGGCTGGCCGCTATTCGAATCTTGAGTACTTTCTGAAGGCTGTCAGAGATTCGGTTATTGCGAGTACCGCTAGCCTCGAATCTCTTGTGCAAGCAGGTGATTGGCCACGAGTCAGTTCCTACGTCGGTCAGCCAAATCGGCTCACTCGATCCGTTGATGGGCTTCCAAAGCTGCAGCAGCCACAGGTACATGACTGGTTTCACGCAGATCGCACTGGTCTGGCTGCGGCTGTCAGCGATGCGTTGGATGACCTGGCTGGCAATACTCGCGGTCTGCCATTCGATGCCATCGACAAGTTCCTGACTTGGGGCGTGATTGTTCTTCGGGTTCTGATCAACGAAGGTGAGTACGATGCCGCCGAGCGGGTTGCGACCGCATTATTTGGAGCAACTGCTAACATACATCAGTTCAAGCCAGCGAAGGTGATCCTCGATTGGCTGACAGGTCTAAACAAGCCGGCACAGCGGGCGATGGAGACCGCGCTGCACACTTCCTCGTCGTGGGACTTTTTCAAGCAGCAGGCAAGCGACAGGTGGGAATCGAAGGGTGAAAGTGACTTGGTGCAGCGACTACGAGAGGACTAA
- a CDS encoding helix-turn-helix domain-containing protein, which produces MADDVTPKRPRFLTIEQVAEELAVGSPTVRQLLKLGELRGLQIGGRGMWRVAAQDLEDYIEQAYRVTAQRIASDEMPDEGSLMETSEG; this is translated from the coding sequence GTGGCTGATGATGTAACGCCGAAACGCCCGAGGTTCTTGACCATCGAGCAGGTCGCCGAGGAGCTGGCCGTTGGTTCGCCGACTGTCCGTCAGTTGTTAAAGTTGGGTGAGTTGCGGGGGTTGCAGATCGGTGGCCGCGGCATGTGGCGTGTGGCTGCGCAAGACCTCGAGGACTACATCGAGCAGGCATACAGGGTCACGGCTCAGCGAATCGCGTCCGACGAAATGCCAGACGAAGGATCACTCATGGAGACTTCGGAAGGTTAG
- a CDS encoding DUF3883 domain-containing protein: MIPAEGVIIAAARWLDLLGRSSELQASVLIRSNSRYTDLTPTQYSIALEWLHSLAWTNLPEGSSGRSPALEKMTSQGRREYLLASLLEAADPPWLENADVLVHSSDDLPQDIERWSDLLGLPASSGLRVVRRISGKIDLARRAQVGSAGEIALCRLLEAKWPSAINHVAEMDDGFGYDVSASIQGVEWHLEVKSTTRRGRLTFFVSRHEFETGLADKQWKLLVVGLDDELRASCVAEVDKSALKRFAPIDRATSASWESARFDVGEGHLIPGLAFLRWDEADMRTHRLLALGTRCQGPAFAWMPKEVCSGEGRSSV; encoded by the coding sequence ATGATTCCCGCCGAAGGAGTAATTATCGCAGCTGCTCGGTGGCTTGATTTGCTGGGACGTTCCAGTGAACTCCAAGCTTCTGTCCTTATCCGGTCCAACTCCAGATACACAGATTTGACTCCAACCCAATACTCCATTGCCCTCGAGTGGTTGCACTCATTGGCTTGGACGAACCTGCCGGAGGGCAGTTCAGGGCGTTCCCCAGCACTGGAGAAAATGACATCACAGGGCAGAAGGGAATACCTTCTGGCCAGTCTTTTGGAAGCCGCGGACCCTCCTTGGCTGGAAAATGCCGACGTGCTGGTTCACAGCAGTGATGACCTGCCGCAGGACATAGAGAGATGGTCCGATTTGCTGGGGCTTCCGGCCAGTTCAGGGTTACGTGTCGTACGCAGGATAAGCGGAAAGATAGATCTAGCCCGGCGAGCACAGGTTGGGAGCGCAGGAGAAATCGCGCTGTGTAGGCTCCTCGAGGCCAAGTGGCCCAGCGCGATCAATCACGTGGCCGAAATGGATGACGGGTTCGGGTACGATGTCTCAGCTTCCATCCAAGGAGTTGAATGGCACCTCGAAGTGAAATCTACTACTCGTAGAGGTCGACTTACGTTTTTCGTCAGCCGTCACGAGTTCGAGACTGGGTTGGCGGACAAGCAGTGGAAGTTGCTTGTTGTGGGCTTAGACGATGAGCTCAGAGCCAGCTGCGTCGCCGAGGTGGACAAATCAGCGTTGAAAAGGTTTGCCCCAATAGATCGAGCGACGTCAGCAAGCTGGGAAAGCGCGAGATTTGACGTGGGAGAAGGCCATCTCATTCCTGGTTTGGCGTTTCTCCGTTGGGACGAAGCAGATATGAGGACGCACAGATTGCTCGCCCTAGGCACACGGTGCCAGGGCCCAGCTTTCGCTTGGATGCCAAAAGAAGTTTGTTCAGGTGAAGGAAGGTCATCAGTTTGA
- a CDS encoding DEAD/DEAH box helicase — translation MLDLRFSLTAGRIDLSCDEINAPHLRMLSTRFSTSLSLHKTSISIELDDFLVNLRELARWPSDDVDVRWDSGLLRLVEGNVQDSALVDARLRAEEVDQLPAPVLPPNWVAPLTQHQTRDLSKLMALNHGANFSVPGAGKTRASMAIYAARRAGGSIERMLVVCPKSAFESWAYEAGVCFSGDAITTYVWTGGPPPDVDILLVNYERLPNSIPPLITWMKAASTLLVLDEAHRMKLGSAGAWGSACLTLGPYATNRLILTGTPAPNGSRDLESLFSFVWPGQGRAAVQRAVAHEDLSVASRALKPLFTRTTKSELNLPPVEVSIRRVDLPPLHREIYDALLGQGKLASASEAGDMAALGRILLYLLMAATSPALLAVGSDKHEALPYRVPPYQVPENTSAMELLRDLPLYELNPKYQQVRSIVEKNVARGRKTLIWSTFVRNLKSLERMLAEFNPALIHGGTINREEELRRFREDPACAVLLSNPATLGEGVSLHHECHDAVYVDRDFSAGRFLQSLDRIHRLGLAPSTITKITVLAASGTIDEIVEDRLARKLEFMGGILDDPNVRVLGDLEEEVDESVGMDMSDLAAFTTYLNR, via the coding sequence GTGCTCGACCTCCGGTTTTCTCTCACAGCAGGGAGGATTGATCTTTCGTGCGATGAGATTAATGCCCCTCATCTTCGGATGCTGTCGACACGTTTTTCGACAAGTCTGAGCTTGCATAAGACGTCGATCAGCATTGAGCTTGATGATTTCCTGGTTAACCTGCGTGAATTAGCGAGATGGCCCAGCGATGACGTTGATGTCCGTTGGGACAGCGGTCTTCTCAGACTCGTGGAAGGGAACGTTCAGGACTCCGCTCTGGTGGATGCTCGGCTCAGGGCCGAGGAAGTCGATCAGCTGCCGGCCCCCGTCCTTCCGCCCAATTGGGTTGCTCCGCTTACCCAGCACCAGACCCGCGATCTATCTAAGCTTATGGCGCTCAATCATGGAGCAAACTTCAGTGTTCCTGGTGCTGGAAAAACCAGGGCAAGCATGGCGATCTACGCGGCTCGTCGTGCCGGTGGGTCGATCGAACGCATGCTCGTTGTTTGTCCTAAATCAGCGTTCGAAAGCTGGGCGTACGAAGCCGGAGTCTGCTTTAGTGGCGACGCCATAACCACTTATGTATGGACTGGGGGCCCTCCTCCCGATGTCGACATTCTGCTGGTCAATTACGAACGCCTGCCAAATTCAATCCCGCCCCTTATTACATGGATGAAGGCTGCCTCCACCCTTTTGGTCTTGGACGAGGCGCACCGGATGAAACTTGGCAGTGCAGGAGCCTGGGGCAGCGCGTGCTTGACTCTTGGCCCATACGCGACGAATCGTCTGATACTGACCGGTACGCCGGCCCCGAACGGCTCTAGGGACCTAGAAAGCCTCTTTTCATTCGTGTGGCCAGGACAGGGCAGGGCAGCCGTCCAGCGGGCGGTGGCGCACGAGGATCTCTCCGTTGCCAGCCGAGCGCTCAAGCCACTCTTTACGCGGACAACGAAGTCCGAGTTGAACTTGCCCCCAGTTGAAGTATCGATCCGCCGAGTGGATCTACCGCCTCTACACCGAGAAATTTACGATGCGCTTCTTGGGCAGGGAAAGCTGGCTTCAGCCTCTGAGGCCGGAGATATGGCTGCACTGGGCAGGATCCTGCTGTACTTGTTGATGGCTGCCACTTCGCCTGCACTCCTTGCCGTTGGCTCGGACAAGCACGAAGCGCTGCCTTACCGGGTGCCTCCCTATCAGGTTCCCGAGAACACTTCTGCCATGGAGCTTCTTCGGGACTTGCCGCTCTACGAGCTCAACCCCAAGTACCAGCAAGTACGCAGCATTGTAGAAAAGAATGTTGCCAGAGGCAGAAAAACCCTTATCTGGTCGACGTTCGTTCGAAACCTTAAGTCGTTGGAAAGGATGCTGGCAGAATTCAATCCGGCGTTGATTCATGGCGGGACAATAAATCGGGAAGAGGAGCTCAGACGCTTCCGGGAGGACCCGGCCTGCGCCGTACTGTTGTCCAATCCAGCCACGCTGGGCGAAGGTGTCAGCCTCCATCACGAGTGTCACGACGCCGTCTATGTGGACCGTGATTTTTCTGCTGGCCGTTTCCTACAAAGTCTTGACCGCATCCACCGGTTGGGCCTGGCTCCATCCACCATAACCAAGATCACGGTCTTGGCCGCCTCTGGGACCATTGACGAGATAGTCGAAGATCGGCTTGCGCGGAAGCTGGAATTTATGGGCGGTATTCTTGACGATCCCAACGTGCGTGTTCTCGGTGACCTCGAAGAGGAAGTTGACGAATCTGTCGGAATGGACATGTCCGACCTGGCGGCCTTTACTACCTATCTGAACCGATGA
- a CDS encoding transcriptional regulator: MSNLPGRAQDNKAIIEERLAASRSAEGVQETVSIEWRGRSMHLPVISMPVEILYYNPATHRIRAQRSIDRAKDQDLDNDPYGDLGQTYLHQLLKGDPTNPESVDPAFDALKEDLKVHGQSDPGIITRSGVLINGNTRRAALSELKQEHMRVGVLPPDASLDDLRSIELALQLRKDYKRDYSFMNFLLAIEERILQGRPTSEITADFRIKAATLERHLWILSLIREAIDRSRIVGSDGQQVSLRLVDFEEQQGKLEELYRTYSALKIKAPDEAEALREQRLLAIALNKSKTDLRLIESDFVGKYAKPLMPKQTSNEATTVRIPGTHLSAPGPSAVVEALKASTTAVLQAKAATQPHVDVSSSERVAAQQLLANTHSALDDGLDLAGRQGRVLKRKLAAADRLSDANDALELALEAVSSARATGNFSVSDLEDEIGAIRENLHKLAQIVSRGPSEPTDGVRWLQAIARVEIGAEN; this comes from the coding sequence GTGAGCAACCTTCCAGGGCGTGCGCAGGACAACAAGGCCATCATTGAGGAGCGGCTGGCGGCCAGCCGCTCGGCAGAGGGAGTCCAGGAGACTGTCTCGATTGAATGGCGTGGACGCTCGATGCACTTGCCGGTGATCTCCATGCCTGTGGAAATCCTGTACTACAACCCCGCAACTCACCGCATACGCGCCCAGCGGAGCATCGACAGGGCCAAAGACCAGGACTTGGACAATGATCCATATGGAGACCTGGGGCAGACGTACCTTCATCAGCTGCTCAAAGGCGACCCTACGAACCCTGAGTCCGTCGATCCCGCTTTTGATGCGCTCAAAGAGGACTTGAAGGTACACGGTCAAAGCGACCCGGGAATCATTACTCGGAGTGGAGTTCTGATAAACGGCAATACTCGGCGTGCGGCACTGTCGGAACTTAAGCAGGAGCACATGCGCGTCGGAGTTCTTCCGCCGGATGCGAGCCTGGATGATCTCCGTTCCATTGAGCTTGCTTTGCAGCTGCGGAAAGACTACAAACGCGACTACTCATTCATGAATTTTCTGCTGGCTATTGAGGAAAGGATCCTCCAGGGACGGCCAACCTCGGAGATCACGGCTGACTTCCGGATCAAAGCGGCGACTCTCGAACGCCACCTATGGATCTTGAGCCTCATCCGAGAGGCCATCGACAGAAGCAGAATCGTGGGTTCGGACGGTCAGCAAGTTTCCCTGCGTCTGGTGGATTTCGAAGAACAACAGGGGAAACTAGAAGAGCTCTACCGAACCTACTCGGCACTTAAGATAAAGGCACCTGATGAGGCCGAAGCTCTCAGAGAACAGCGGCTCTTGGCCATAGCCCTCAACAAGTCCAAGACAGACCTGCGGTTGATCGAATCAGATTTTGTGGGTAAGTACGCTAAACCTCTTATGCCGAAGCAGACGTCCAATGAGGCGACTACTGTCCGTATTCCTGGTACTCATTTGTCTGCGCCCGGCCCGAGCGCAGTGGTAGAGGCATTGAAAGCGTCCACCACCGCCGTACTCCAAGCGAAAGCCGCCACTCAACCTCATGTGGATGTATCCAGCAGCGAGCGGGTGGCAGCCCAGCAATTGCTGGCAAATACCCATAGTGCCCTTGACGATGGGTTGGATCTTGCCGGCCGCCAAGGCAGGGTCCTCAAGAGGAAACTGGCAGCAGCGGACCGGTTGTCCGATGCGAACGACGCTCTTGAGCTGGCTTTGGAGGCTGTCTCGAGTGCTAGAGCTACAGGAAATTTCAGTGTGTCCGATCTGGAAGATGAGATCGGAGCAATCCGTGAGAATCTCCACAAGCTTGCACAGATTGTCAGCCGTGGCCCCAGCGAACCGACGGACGGCGTCCGGTGGCTCCAGGCAATTGCCCGTGTAGAGATCGGGGCGGAAAACTAG